One genomic region from Chthonomonas calidirosea T49 encodes:
- a CDS encoding peptidylprolyl isomerase — MPDRIAVLETTKGTIRFRLYESLAPITTKNFIELAEKGFYNGLTFHRYVPGFVIQGGCPLGTGTGDAGHTIPLEVTPELKHNKVGMVAMARAQDPNSASCQFYITLAPASHLDMKYAIFGEVIEGLENVMALRQGDRMLKVTIESPSEE, encoded by the coding sequence ATGCCGGATCGCATTGCGGTTTTAGAGACAACTAAAGGCACCATTCGCTTTCGACTTTACGAAAGCCTGGCGCCTATTACGACCAAGAACTTTATCGAGCTGGCCGAAAAGGGTTTCTACAACGGGCTAACTTTTCATCGGTATGTGCCAGGGTTCGTCATTCAGGGAGGTTGTCCACTTGGCACGGGGACGGGGGACGCTGGACACACCATCCCCTTAGAGGTCACGCCAGAGTTAAAGCACAACAAAGTGGGAATGGTGGCTATGGCACGCGCCCAGGACCCCAATAGCGCTTCCTGTCAATTCTACATTACGTTGGCACCGGCCTCCCATCTCGACATGAAATATGCTATTTTTGGAGAGGTGATAGAGGGTTTGGAAAATGTCATGGCTCTGCGCCAGGGCGACCGGATGTTGAAGGTAACGATTGAGTCGCCGAGCGAGGAGTAG
- a CDS encoding SRPBCC family protein — MPRREFVCEVYAPLERVWEFHNKIDSLLLLTPPQLRARILGERPPMQEGALYVIRVLLFGFIPVIMKTRIVVYEPPYGFTDRQEAGPFRRWQHRHRFEALDPNKTRLSDSVEYEVPMGWLGTIADRAFVRRNVEALFAYRHRRTKEILEQT; from the coding sequence GTGCCACGACGCGAGTTTGTTTGTGAAGTCTATGCACCTTTAGAGCGCGTTTGGGAGTTTCACAACAAGATTGACTCCCTTCTCTTACTAACTCCACCACAACTGCGGGCGCGCATTCTAGGCGAACGTCCTCCCATGCAAGAGGGCGCACTCTACGTGATCCGCGTGCTCCTCTTCGGTTTTATCCCTGTTATCATGAAAACACGCATTGTGGTGTACGAGCCGCCCTATGGCTTTACCGATCGGCAGGAGGCAGGGCCGTTTCGCCGATGGCAGCATAGGCATCGCTTTGAGGCGCTTGACCCGAATAAAACGCGCCTAAGCGATTCCGTGGAATATGAGGTGCCTATGGGATGGCTTGGAACGATAGCGGATCGCGCTTTTGTAAGGCGCAATGTGGAGGCGTTATTTGCCTATCGGCATCGGCGCACGAAGGAGATCTTAGAGCAAACATAA